A region from the Desulfitobacterium dehalogenans ATCC 51507 genome encodes:
- a CDS encoding TetR/AcrR family transcriptional regulator, with translation MAYKTPKHIQEKKDAKKHHILDTALKLFALKGFENTSIQDICQAAEVSVGSMYFYFPSKEHIYEEVYSRINNESLQHLERAIDGVANLKEIIQRVIETIVLSALPDRTEAQFFLANRTMSNLKIKRDDSLQEFARWFKTVLDEAVENGEFNPQNTELAAVSFIYGTYQSVRYWNVFQLETSPEEMIDTLYTYHSKGLGLENCTQK, from the coding sequence TCTCGATACCGCTTTAAAGTTATTTGCGCTAAAGGGTTTCGAAAACACCTCGATTCAGGACATTTGTCAGGCAGCGGAGGTATCTGTGGGGTCAATGTATTTTTATTTCCCCAGCAAAGAACACATTTATGAAGAAGTATACTCCCGCATCAACAATGAATCTCTCCAGCACTTGGAACGGGCTATCGATGGTGTTGCAAATCTTAAGGAAATCATTCAAAGAGTAATCGAAACAATCGTATTGTCTGCTCTACCTGACCGTACAGAAGCACAGTTTTTTCTTGCCAATAGAACCATGAGCAATCTAAAAATTAAGCGTGACGATTCCTTGCAAGAGTTCGCCCGCTGGTTTAAGACCGTACTTGATGAGGCTGTTGAGAATGGGGAATTCAATCCTCAAAATACGGAACTGGCTGCAGTAAGCTTTATTTACGGCACATACCAGAGCGTCCGTTACTGGAATGTTTTTCAGCTTGAGACATCTCCGGAAGAGATGATCGATACCCTTTACACTTATCACAGCAAAGGTCTTGGCTTAGAAAACTGCACACAAAAGTGA